A region from the Aphis gossypii isolate Hap1 chromosome 1, ASM2018417v2, whole genome shotgun sequence genome encodes:
- the LOC114132506 gene encoding syntaxin-1A isoform X3, whose amino-acid sequence MAKDRLAALKAAQSDDEEGGTDDVAVSLEGRQDGSGAGFMDKFFEEVEGIRGMIDKIQANVEEVKKKHSAILSAPQTDEKVKQELEDLMVDIKKTANRVRAKLKEIEQNIEAEEQLNKSSADLRIRKTQHSTLSRKFVEVMTEYNRTQTDYRERCKGRIQRQLEITGRTTTNDELEEMLEQGNPAVFTQGIIMETQQARQTLADIEARHADIIKLENSIRELHDMFMDMAMLVENQGEMIDRIEYHVEHAVDYVQTATQDTKKALKYQSKARRVSQKA is encoded by the exons ATGGCTAAAGACAGGCTAGCGGCTTTAAAAGcg gctCAAAGTGATGATGAAGAAGGAGGCACCGATGATGTGGCTGTTAGTTTGGAAGGCCGGCAAGATGGATCGGGAGCTGGATTTATGGATAAATTTTTTGAagag GTGGAAGGTATCCGAGGGATGATAGATAAAATCCAAGCAAATGTGGAAGAAGTGAAGAAAAAACATAGTGCAATTTTATCTGCTCCTCAGACTGATGAAa aaGTGAAACAAGAGCTGGAAGATCTTATGgtggatataaaaaaaactgctaATAGAGTCCGTGCCAAACTCAAag aaattgaaCAGAATATAGAAGCAGAAGAGCAATTGAACAAATCGTCAGCAGATTTAAGAATACGCAAAACTCAACATTCAACATTATCACGTAAATTTGTTGAAGTGATGACAGAATATAACCGTACACAGACAGATTACAGAGAACGCTGTAAAGGTCGAATTCAAAGGCAATTAGAAATAA CGGGAAGAACAACTACTAATGATGAACTTGAAGAAATGTTAGAACAAGGAAACCCGGCTGTATTCACGCAAGgc ataattatggAAACACAACAAGCTAGGCAAACATTGGCTGACATTGAAGCCAGGCATgctgatattataaaactggAAAACTCAATCAGAGAACTTCATGATATGTTCATGGATATGGCAATGTTGGTAGAAAATcag ggCGAAATGATTGATCGAATTGAGTATCATGTTGAACACGCCGTGGATTATGTACAGACGGCAACTCAAGATACTAAGAAAGCGTTAAAATATCAAAGCAAAGCGAGAAGAGTAAGTCAAAAGGCGTAG
- the LOC114132506 gene encoding syntaxin-1A isoform X2 has product MAKDRLAALKAAQSDDEEGGTDDVAVSLEGRQDGSGAGFMDKFFEEVEGIRGMIDKIQANVEEVKKKHSAILSAPQTDEKVKQELEDLMVDIKKTANRVRAKLKEIEQNIEAEEQLNKSSADLRIRKTQHSTLSRKFVEVMTEYNRTQTDYRERCKGRIQRQLEITGRTTTNDELEEMLEQGNPAVFTQGIIMETQQARQTLADIEARHADIIKLENSIRELHDMFMDMAMLVENQGELIDRIEYHVSFTVEKVAEGKKELDVAEDYHKGAQKKKIMILICLTILIVILGGFVMSFLPKLH; this is encoded by the exons ATGGCTAAAGACAGGCTAGCGGCTTTAAAAGcg gctCAAAGTGATGATGAAGAAGGAGGCACCGATGATGTGGCTGTTAGTTTGGAAGGCCGGCAAGATGGATCGGGAGCTGGATTTATGGATAAATTTTTTGAagag GTGGAAGGTATCCGAGGGATGATAGATAAAATCCAAGCAAATGTGGAAGAAGTGAAGAAAAAACATAGTGCAATTTTATCTGCTCCTCAGACTGATGAAa aaGTGAAACAAGAGCTGGAAGATCTTATGgtggatataaaaaaaactgctaATAGAGTCCGTGCCAAACTCAAag aaattgaaCAGAATATAGAAGCAGAAGAGCAATTGAACAAATCGTCAGCAGATTTAAGAATACGCAAAACTCAACATTCAACATTATCACGTAAATTTGTTGAAGTGATGACAGAATATAACCGTACACAGACAGATTACAGAGAACGCTGTAAAGGTCGAATTCAAAGGCAATTAGAAATAA CGGGAAGAACAACTACTAATGATGAACTTGAAGAAATGTTAGAACAAGGAAACCCGGCTGTATTCACGCAAGgc ataattatggAAACACAACAAGCTAGGCAAACATTGGCTGACATTGAAGCCAGGCATgctgatattataaaactggAAAACTCAATCAGAGAACTTCATGATATGTTCATGGATATGGCAATGTTGGTAGAAAATcag gGTGAACTTATTGATAGAATAGAATACCATGTATCATTCACTGTTGAAAAAGTTGCTGAAGGCAAAAAAGAATTGGATGTTGCTGAAGATTATCATAAAGGAGCCCAAaaa aagAAAATCATGATCCTGATATGTTTGACAATTCTCATTGTTATTCTTGGAGGATTTGTGATGAGTTTTCTTCCCAAGCTCCATTAA
- the LOC114132506 gene encoding syntaxin-1A isoform X5, protein MAKDRLAALKAAQSDDEEGGTDDVAVSLEGRQDGSGAGFMDKFFEEVEGIRGMIDKIQANVEEVKKKHSAILSAPQTDEKVKQELEDLMVDIKKTANRVRAKLKEIEQNIEAEEQLNKSSADLRIRKTQHSTLSRKFVEVMTEYNRTQTDYRERCKGRIQRQLEITGRTTTNDELEEMLEQGNPAVFTQGIIMETQQARQTLADIEARHADIIKLENSIRELHDMFMDMAMLVENQKKIMILICLTILIVILGGFVMSFLPKLH, encoded by the exons ATGGCTAAAGACAGGCTAGCGGCTTTAAAAGcg gctCAAAGTGATGATGAAGAAGGAGGCACCGATGATGTGGCTGTTAGTTTGGAAGGCCGGCAAGATGGATCGGGAGCTGGATTTATGGATAAATTTTTTGAagag GTGGAAGGTATCCGAGGGATGATAGATAAAATCCAAGCAAATGTGGAAGAAGTGAAGAAAAAACATAGTGCAATTTTATCTGCTCCTCAGACTGATGAAa aaGTGAAACAAGAGCTGGAAGATCTTATGgtggatataaaaaaaactgctaATAGAGTCCGTGCCAAACTCAAag aaattgaaCAGAATATAGAAGCAGAAGAGCAATTGAACAAATCGTCAGCAGATTTAAGAATACGCAAAACTCAACATTCAACATTATCACGTAAATTTGTTGAAGTGATGACAGAATATAACCGTACACAGACAGATTACAGAGAACGCTGTAAAGGTCGAATTCAAAGGCAATTAGAAATAA CGGGAAGAACAACTACTAATGATGAACTTGAAGAAATGTTAGAACAAGGAAACCCGGCTGTATTCACGCAAGgc ataattatggAAACACAACAAGCTAGGCAAACATTGGCTGACATTGAAGCCAGGCATgctgatattataaaactggAAAACTCAATCAGAGAACTTCATGATATGTTCATGGATATGGCAATGTTGGTAGAAAATcag aagAAAATCATGATCCTGATATGTTTGACAATTCTCATTGTTATTCTTGGAGGATTTGTGATGAGTTTTCTTCCCAAGCTCCATTAA
- the LOC114132507 gene encoding GTP-binding nuclear protein Ran codes for MNVPDDVPTFKCVLVGDGGTGKTTFVKRHLTGEFEKKYVATLGVEVHPLVFHTTRGVIRFNVWDTAGQEKFGGLRDGYYIQGQCAIIMFDVTSRITYKNVPNWHRDLVRVCEGIPIVLCGNKVDIKDRKVKAKTIVFHRKKNLQYYDISAKSNYNFEKPFLWMARKLIGDPNLEFVAMPALVPPEIKMDPQWQDQIEQDLKEAQETALPDEDEDL; via the exons atgaatGTACCCGATGATGTTCCCACATTCAAATGTGTATTGGTTGGTGATGGAGGTACTGGCAAGACAACATTCGTTAAACGTCATTTGACTggtgaatttgaaaaaaaatacgtggCCACATTGGGAGTAGAAGTACATCCGTTAGTATTCCATACAACTCGTGGTGTCATTCGATTCAATGTTTGGGATACTGCTGGTCAAGAGAAATTTGGAGGTCTCAGAGACGgatattatattcaa ggTCAATGTGCTATCATCATGTTTGATGTTACTAGCCGTATCACttacaaaaatgtacctaattgGCATAGAGATTTGGTGAGAGTATGTGAAGGCATTCCAATTGTGCTTTGTGGCAACAAAGTGGATATCAAGGATAGGAAAGTAAAAGCTAAAACAATAGTTTTCCATCGCAAGAAGAATTTACAG tattacgaCATTAGTGCAAAGagtaattacaattttgaaaaaccaTTCCTGTGGATGGCCAGAAAATTAATCGGTGATCCCAACCTTGAGTTTGTTGCAATGCCTGCTCTTGTACCTCCTGAAATTAAGATGGATCCTCAATGGCAAGATCAAATAGAACAAGACCTTAag gagGCTCAAGAAACAGCATTGCCTGACGAGGATGAAGacttgtaa
- the LOC114132506 gene encoding syntaxin-1A isoform X4 yields MNSIYKPLLCDFKLEVEGIRGMIDKIQANVEEVKKKHSAILSAPQTDEKVKQELEDLMVDIKKTANRVRAKLKEIEQNIEAEEQLNKSSADLRIRKTQHSTLSRKFVEVMTEYNRTQTDYRERCKGRIQRQLEITGRTTTNDELEEMLEQGNPAVFTQGIIMETQQARQTLADIEARHADIIKLENSIRELHDMFMDMAMLVENQGEMIDRIEYHVEHAVDYVQTATQDTKKALKYQSKARRKKIMILICLTILIVILGGFVMSFLPKLH; encoded by the exons atgaatTCAATTTACAAACCCTTATTGTGCGATTTTAAGCTTGAG GTGGAAGGTATCCGAGGGATGATAGATAAAATCCAAGCAAATGTGGAAGAAGTGAAGAAAAAACATAGTGCAATTTTATCTGCTCCTCAGACTGATGAAa aaGTGAAACAAGAGCTGGAAGATCTTATGgtggatataaaaaaaactgctaATAGAGTCCGTGCCAAACTCAAag aaattgaaCAGAATATAGAAGCAGAAGAGCAATTGAACAAATCGTCAGCAGATTTAAGAATACGCAAAACTCAACATTCAACATTATCACGTAAATTTGTTGAAGTGATGACAGAATATAACCGTACACAGACAGATTACAGAGAACGCTGTAAAGGTCGAATTCAAAGGCAATTAGAAATAA CGGGAAGAACAACTACTAATGATGAACTTGAAGAAATGTTAGAACAAGGAAACCCGGCTGTATTCACGCAAGgc ataattatggAAACACAACAAGCTAGGCAAACATTGGCTGACATTGAAGCCAGGCATgctgatattataaaactggAAAACTCAATCAGAGAACTTCATGATATGTTCATGGATATGGCAATGTTGGTAGAAAATcag ggCGAAATGATTGATCGAATTGAGTATCATGTTGAACACGCCGTGGATTATGTACAGACGGCAACTCAAGATACTAAGAAAGCGTTAAAATATCAAAGCAAAGCGAGAAGA aagAAAATCATGATCCTGATATGTTTGACAATTCTCATTGTTATTCTTGGAGGATTTGTGATGAGTTTTCTTCCCAAGCTCCATTAA
- the LOC114132506 gene encoding syntaxin-1A isoform X1 translates to MAKDRLAALKAAQSDDEEGGTDDVAVSLEGRQDGSGAGFMDKFFEEVEGIRGMIDKIQANVEEVKKKHSAILSAPQTDEKVKQELEDLMVDIKKTANRVRAKLKEIEQNIEAEEQLNKSSADLRIRKTQHSTLSRKFVEVMTEYNRTQTDYRERCKGRIQRQLEITGRTTTNDELEEMLEQGNPAVFTQGIIMETQQARQTLADIEARHADIIKLENSIRELHDMFMDMAMLVENQGEMIDRIEYHVEHAVDYVQTATQDTKKALKYQSKARRKKIMILICLTILIVILGGFVMSFLPKLH, encoded by the exons ATGGCTAAAGACAGGCTAGCGGCTTTAAAAGcg gctCAAAGTGATGATGAAGAAGGAGGCACCGATGATGTGGCTGTTAGTTTGGAAGGCCGGCAAGATGGATCGGGAGCTGGATTTATGGATAAATTTTTTGAagag GTGGAAGGTATCCGAGGGATGATAGATAAAATCCAAGCAAATGTGGAAGAAGTGAAGAAAAAACATAGTGCAATTTTATCTGCTCCTCAGACTGATGAAa aaGTGAAACAAGAGCTGGAAGATCTTATGgtggatataaaaaaaactgctaATAGAGTCCGTGCCAAACTCAAag aaattgaaCAGAATATAGAAGCAGAAGAGCAATTGAACAAATCGTCAGCAGATTTAAGAATACGCAAAACTCAACATTCAACATTATCACGTAAATTTGTTGAAGTGATGACAGAATATAACCGTACACAGACAGATTACAGAGAACGCTGTAAAGGTCGAATTCAAAGGCAATTAGAAATAA CGGGAAGAACAACTACTAATGATGAACTTGAAGAAATGTTAGAACAAGGAAACCCGGCTGTATTCACGCAAGgc ataattatggAAACACAACAAGCTAGGCAAACATTGGCTGACATTGAAGCCAGGCATgctgatattataaaactggAAAACTCAATCAGAGAACTTCATGATATGTTCATGGATATGGCAATGTTGGTAGAAAATcag ggCGAAATGATTGATCGAATTGAGTATCATGTTGAACACGCCGTGGATTATGTACAGACGGCAACTCAAGATACTAAGAAAGCGTTAAAATATCAAAGCAAAGCGAGAAGA aagAAAATCATGATCCTGATATGTTTGACAATTCTCATTGTTATTCTTGGAGGATTTGTGATGAGTTTTCTTCCCAAGCTCCATTAA